GATGGCGTTGATGAATCCGTAGCCAAAGAAGCTTTGCACATGGCTTCATATAAATTACCTGTTAAATGTGTTTTTGTTAAAAAAGTTTAATATGAAAGAAAAAGAAGAATTAAAAAATTTTTCCCCAACAGAATTGGATGATTTGCTTAAAAAAGAGCAAGAGAAATTGCGTGAATTGCGTTTTCGCGTTTCTTCACGAGAATTAAAAACTGTTAAAGATATTGAAAAGACAAAAAAGAAAATTGCTAGAATCAAGACTATCTTAAACAGTCTTAAATAAATATGGAGAATACAAAAAAGATCAGAAAATTTAAGGGCGTGGTTGTTTCTGCTAAGGGGCAGAAAACTGTTGTTATAAGAGTTGACAGAGTCAGAAAAAATGTTAAATATCAAAAACAATATACTGTCAGCAATCGTTTTCAGGTGCATGATGAAAAGGGTCAGTATAAAGTTGGTGATAAGGTTAATTTTGTTGAGTGCCGTCCCATTTCTAAAACTAAAAAGTGGAGAGTGATTTATTAAAGATATATGATTCAACACAGATCAATGTTAAATGTAGCGGATAATTCCGGCGCCAAAATAATTCAGTGTATTAGAGTTTTGGGCGGTTATAAAAAACGCTATTCAACAATCGGCGACATTTTTACAGGCGTAGTTAAAAAAGCCGAGCCTTATGGTATGGTTAAAAAAAGTGAAGTAGTTACGGCTGTATTAGTTAGATCCCATAAAGAAATTCGTCGCAAAGATGGCACTTATGTTCGTTTTGACGACAATGCGGCTGTTATAATTGATAAAAAATCAAAAGAGCCTAAAGGAACGCGTATTTTTGGGCCGGTAGCCAGGGAATTACGCGACAAAGGTTTTATTAAAATAATTTCTTTAGCTCCGGAAGTTTTATAATATGAAAATAAAAACAGGTGACAAAGTAATCATTACCAGAGGCAAAGATAAGGGTAAATCCGGCAAGGTAATTCAAATTTTTCCTGAATTAAATAAGGTTGTGGTTGAGGGCGCCAATATTTTAAAAAAGCATGTGCGTTCTCGCAAAGAAGGGCAAAAAGGTCAAATTATTGAATTGTCGGCTCCGCTTGCCGTTGCCAATGTTTCCTTTTTTTGCGAACATTGCCAAAAGGGAGTTAAGTTGGGCAAAAGACAAGAAGCCGATAAAAAAGTGCGCTTTTGCAAAAAATGTAATGAGGTAATTTAAGTTTATGAATTTAAAAGAATTTTACAAAAAAGAAGTAGTGGGCAAATTAATGAAAGAATTGGGCTATAAGAATATTAATGCCGTTCCCAAAGTGGAAAAGGTAGTGGTTAATATTGGTTTTGGCAAAATGATCAAAGAACCCAAAATTGCCGAAATAGTAGAAGAAACCTTAAGGCGTATTACCGGTCAAAAACCAGTTTTAGCTAAGGCCAAAAAATCAATTTCTAACTTTAAGATAAGAGCTGGACAAATTGTGGGAGCCAAAGTCACTTTGCGCGGTAAAAGAATGTATGATTTTTTGGAAAAACTTATCAAAATTGCCTTGCCTCGCGTCAGAGATTTTCGCGGTGTTTCTACCAATGTTTTTGATGAAAAAGGCAATATGACGATTGGTTTTAAAGAACATTTATCTTTTCCGGAAATTAGACCGGATGAAGTTGAAAAAGTTTTAGGCTTGGAGATTACAGTGGTTACTTCCGCCAAAGATAAAGAAGAGGCAAAAAATTTGTTCACCCACTTAGGTTTTCCTTTAATAGAAAAGTAATTTTATGGCTACTGAAGCACAAATTTATAAATCCAAAAGAAAAGCTAAATTTTCTTCCCGCATTGTTAATCGTTGTTGGAAATGCGGCCGCAAACATGGCTATATGAGAGACTTTAAATTATGCCGTATTTGTTTTCGTGAATTGGCCAACCGTGGAGAATTACCGGGAATTACTAAATCTAGTTGGTAGAATAAATTTAATAACAAAAAGAGAGATAAGAAAATTATGTTTACCGATCCAATCGCAGACATGTTAACAAGAATAAGAAATGCCTCCGCTGTTAAGAAGGCAGAGGTTTTAATACCTTTTTCCAAAGTTAAATTATCCATTGCTAATATTTTATTGCAAGCGGGATTTTTAAAAAGCGTGGAAAAAGTAGAAGACGGCCGCGGTGATTTAAAAATAATTTTAAAATATCAAGATGGCAGGCCTGTTCTTACTTCTTTAACCAGAATCAGTAAACCGGGACGGCGTATTTATATTGGCAAGGAAGATTTAAAAACTGTACGCAATGGTTTGGGTATTTCCATTCTTTCCACTTCCCAAGGAATTATGGATGGACGCGAAGCCAAAAAGAAAAATATTGGTGGAGAATTAATTTGTGAAGTTTATTAAAAAAGTATGTCAAGAATTGGTAAAAAAACAATTGTTATACCTACGGGCGTGGAAGCCGATGTGACTTCCGGCAATATTAAAATCAAAGGTCCTAAGGGAACTTTGGAACAGTCTTTGCATACTAGAGTTTCTATTGTTAAAGAAGGGAATGAATTGAAAATTTCCGTCAAAGATGAAAATTTAAAAAGTGATCGGGCTTTGTGGGGGTTATTTGGAAGTTTGGTTAGAAACATGATTCTTGGCGTCACCACCGGTTTTGAAAAAAAATTAGAGATGAACGGTATTGGTTTTAAGGCCGAGGTTAAGGGAAAAAATTTGGTTTTGGATGTTGGTTTTTCCCATCAAGTAAATTTTGCCGTTCCCCAGGGAATAGAAGTGACTGTTGAAAAAAATATTATCACCATTAAAGGTTTTGATAAACAGTTAGTAGGGAGTATTGCCGCTCAAATTAGGGAAATTAAAAAGCCGGAACCATATTTGGGTAAAGGCATTAAATATGTTGATGAAATAATTAGGAGAAAGGCCGGTAAGGCCGCGGCTAAATCCGCCGCTTAAAGCTTTAAAATATGAATCGCATTAAAGCCAAAAGACAAAAATTAGCCAAACGCCACGCGCGGGTTAGAAGCCGCATCAGCGGGACAGCGGAAAAACCTCGTTTATCTGTACGCAAAAGTTTAAAGTACGTATTTTTGCAATTAATTGATGATGAACGCGGCCTAACGATTGTTTCCTCTTCCAGCAAAGGTTTAAAAGCGGAAAAAGATAATCCGTATAAAGGAAAAAGCGCAGTTTCTTATGAAGCCGGTAAGGAATTAGGCAAAAAGGCAGTGGAAAAAAAGATAAAGAAAATCTGTTTTGATCGCGGAGGTTATGCCTTTCAGGGACGCGTTAAAGCCGTAGCCGAAGGTGCTCGTGTCGCGGGTTTGGAATTTTAATCTATTTTTTATGGAAGAAATCAAAAAACAATTTAAAGGGCGTAAGGGCGACAGAAGAGATCGATCGGATAGATCTGCCGAAGAAAAGGAATTTGATAATGTAATTTTAGATTTAGCTAGAGTAACTAGGGTGACCAAAGGCGGTAAACGTATGCGTTTTAGAGCGGCTGTAATAGTGGGGGATCGTAAGGGCCGTGTTGGATTTGGAATTGCCAAAGGTGCCGATGTGGCCATGGCTGTTAGTAAGGCTACTCGTTTGGGCAAAAAGGATTTGTTTAAAGTCATTTTAGAAAAAACCACTATTCCTCATTGGGTAAAAGCCAAAGAAAAAGCGGCTAGAGTTTTATTAAAACCAGCCCCTTCCGGTTCTGGTATTATCGCCGGCGGAGCCATGAGAGTAGTTTTGGAATTAGCCGGTGTTCCGGATATTGTGGGTAAAATGTTGGGTGCCAATAATAAAGTAAATAATGCGCGAGCTACTATTAAAGCTTTGAAAAGCTTAAAACCGCGCGCGATGAATAAAAAGTAATATGCGTTTAGGAACTCATAATTTAAAACCTAACAGCGGCGCTAGAAAAAAAGTTAAAAGGGTGGGTCGGGGCAATGCTTCGGGTCGCGGTACTTATAGTGCCAGAGGCGCTAAGGGTCAAAGAGCCAGGTCTGGCGGACGCAAAAAATTAAAGCAAAAAGGTTGGAGAAATATTCTTTTAAGTTCTCCTAAGTTGCGCGGTTTTAAAAGCTTTAAATTAAGACCGGTGGCTATTTCTTTAGAAAAAATTCAAGTTAAATTTTCTGATAATGAAAAAGTGAATCCCCAGACTTTATTAGAGAAAAAGATTATTTCTCGTTTGGCTCCCGTTAAATTGATTGGTGGTAAAGATTTTAGCAAAAAGA
This Candidatus Magasanikbacteria bacterium RIFOXYB2_FULL_38_10 DNA region includes the following protein-coding sequences:
- a CDS encoding 50S ribosomal protein L29, with the protein product MKEKEELKNFSPTELDDLLKKEQEKLRELRFRVSSRELKTVKDIEKTKKKIARIKTILNSLK
- a CDS encoding 30S ribosomal protein S17; translated protein: MENTKKIRKFKGVVVSAKGQKTVVIRVDRVRKNVKYQKQYTVSNRFQVHDEKGQYKVGDKVNFVECRPISKTKKWRVIY
- a CDS encoding 50S ribosomal protein L14; translation: MIQHRSMLNVADNSGAKIIQCIRVLGGYKKRYSTIGDIFTGVVKKAEPYGMVKKSEVVTAVLVRSHKEIRRKDGTYVRFDDNAAVIIDKKSKEPKGTRIFGPVARELRDKGFIKIISLAPEVL
- a CDS encoding 50S ribosomal protein L24 gives rise to the protein MKIKTGDKVIITRGKDKGKSGKVIQIFPELNKVVVEGANILKKHVRSRKEGQKGQIIELSAPLAVANVSFFCEHCQKGVKLGKRQEADKKVRFCKKCNEVI
- a CDS encoding 50S ribosomal protein L5, which encodes MNLKEFYKKEVVGKLMKELGYKNINAVPKVEKVVVNIGFGKMIKEPKIAEIVEETLRRITGQKPVLAKAKKSISNFKIRAGQIVGAKVTLRGKRMYDFLEKLIKIALPRVRDFRGVSTNVFDEKGNMTIGFKEHLSFPEIRPDEVEKVLGLEITVVTSAKDKEEAKNLFTHLGFPLIEK
- the rpsN gene encoding 30S ribosomal protein S14 (located in the peptidyl transferase center and involved in assembly of 30S ribosome subunit; similar to what is observed with proteins L31 and L33, some proteins in this family contain CXXC motifs that are involved in zinc binding; if two copies are present in a genome, then the duplicated copy appears to have lost the zinc-binding motif and is instead regulated by zinc; the proteins in this group appear to contain the zinc-binding motif), coding for MATEAQIYKSKRKAKFSSRIVNRCWKCGRKHGYMRDFKLCRICFRELANRGELPGITKSSW
- a CDS encoding 30S ribosomal protein S8, translating into MFTDPIADMLTRIRNASAVKKAEVLIPFSKVKLSIANILLQAGFLKSVEKVEDGRGDLKIILKYQDGRPVLTSLTRISKPGRRIYIGKEDLKTVRNGLGISILSTSQGIMDGREAKKKNIGGELICEVY
- a CDS encoding 50S ribosomal protein L6; the protein is MSRIGKKTIVIPTGVEADVTSGNIKIKGPKGTLEQSLHTRVSIVKEGNELKISVKDENLKSDRALWGLFGSLVRNMILGVTTGFEKKLEMNGIGFKAEVKGKNLVLDVGFSHQVNFAVPQGIEVTVEKNIITIKGFDKQLVGSIAAQIREIKKPEPYLGKGIKYVDEIIRRKAGKAAAKSAA
- a CDS encoding 50S ribosomal protein L18, with the protein product MNRIKAKRQKLAKRHARVRSRISGTAEKPRLSVRKSLKYVFLQLIDDERGLTIVSSSSKGLKAEKDNPYKGKSAVSYEAGKELGKKAVEKKIKKICFDRGGYAFQGRVKAVAEGARVAGLEF
- a CDS encoding 30S ribosomal protein S5, which translates into the protein MLDLARVTRVTKGGKRMRFRAAVIVGDRKGRVGFGIAKGADVAMAVSKATRLGKKDLFKVILEKTTIPHWVKAKEKAARVLLKPAPSGSGIIAGGAMRVVLELAGVPDIVGKMLGANNKVNNARATIKALKSLKPRAMNKK
- a CDS encoding 50S ribosomal protein L15; its protein translation is MRLGTHNLKPNSGARKKVKRVGRGNASGRGTYSARGAKGQRARSGGRKKLKQKGWRNILLSSPKLRGFKSFKLRPVAISLEKIQVKFSDNEKVNPQTLLEKKIISRLAPVKLIGGKDFSKKIEVSDCQLTSSAKETIIKAGGKIL